The Solanum pennellii chromosome 11, SPENNV200 sequence ATTGCAGTTTGTCAAAAGCATGAGTGGCAGATTCAGACAAAGTGAAACTTCAATTCTTTAGTAAGTCAGTGAGGGGTCTAGCAAAGCTCCCATGGCCCTGGACAAACCTTCTACTACCCAGTGAGGCCAAGGAACCCCCTTAAAGCTCTAATGGTTGTTGGTTGTGGCTGACTAAGAACAGCCTAACCTTCTGGCCATCCATAGCAACACCATGCACTGAAGTTATGTGTCCCAAGTAATAAACTTAAGTTAACCCAAAAGCGCACTTGCTTTTTTTTGACGAACAGTTTATTGGCTCTCAGTGTCCTGAAAAGCTCTTCCAAGTGCAACAAATGATCCCTCCAGCTAGAACAGTATATCAACATGTCATCAAAAAAATACCCAGATGAATTTCCTGAGATAAGGAGAGAAAACCTGGTTCATGAAGCTATAATAAGTAGAAAGAGCGTTGGTTAAGCCAAATggcatgaccaaaaactcataatgtccATGGTGCGTCGTAAATGCATTCTTGAGAATATCTTCCTCAATCATCTAAATCTTGATGGTAGCCAGACTCAAGTCCAgctttgaaaagtttttaacaCCATGCAGCTCATCCAGTAGCTCCTCTACCACAGGAATTGGGAATTTATCCTTCACTGTGTGTTTGTTTAACTCCTTGTTGTATACGCACATCCTCCGTGGaccattcttctttttttccatcACAATTGGAGAGGAATAGGGGTTTATACCATTCCTTGTAACTCTGATTCAAGCAGTTCATCCACCATCTTTTCAATCTCATCCTTCTTAATCACAGGATGCATATATGCCTAATATTGATTGGTGAAATACCCTCCTTCGTGTAATCTTGTGGTCATGGTGGTAGTTCAGTAGGCCCTTTGAAGAGGTCCTCATACTTATCTTACACCATTTGTAAGGCTTCAAGGGTTGCAGGGTCTTCTACCTTCCCTTCCATAAATCATAATCAAGAGGCTATCATTTATCTATGGGACTATCTCTTTCAATACTCCCACAGAGATCATGCATAATGCATCAGGCTTGGCCAACAACTTGTCCATTTGGCCTTGCTGGATTGGTTTAGCAGTAGGAGGTCGGAAACCTCTGAGACACCTTCTGTCCCATGAGAGTAAACTCCATGTTTAGCTACCTAAAATTCTATACAATGTCCCCAGTGTAATCAAAAATTGTATGCCCAGCACCATTTTACAACCTCCAATAGGTAAAACCAGCATATCAGACTCAAACACCACATCTTGCAATTTCCAAGTTAACCTTTTCCAcacattgttgttgttgacttTGTTCCCATCTGCTACAGACAGTAAAAGGGTTAATGGTTGTCAAGCAACACCCAACCTGTGACCAACAGTGAATTTTTTATCACAATTGAAACACAACCCCTTTGCTCTCCTTTCCTCCATTTCAGTATGACTCAAAAATTTTGGTATGGAAGGATTCCTTTGGTGAGTAACTTGGGCTTGGGGAGGGATGGTATTGGACTATAGGTTGTGAGATGGCTGGTGGTAGCTTAGGAAAATGATGGATTTCAGTAATTTGACCTCGGTAGGGAGGGGTTGAAAGGGTAACTATTTTGTTTGTAGGTGGTGGTTGTTGCAAGGCTAGGGTTTGTTCTTAGATTCTGGTAAAAGCTAATATCCCTCTGTAGGGACCTAGGAGCAAACATCTTCACAATAAACCAATTTCAATCTTCAATTCCCTAATGAAACAGCTCACAACACACTCATCTGTCAATTCTACTCTAGTTAACAGTTCATTAAATGTATCAACATAATCTTGTACAGATGATACCTGTCGAAGGTCTTTGAAATCCCCCAAAGGGTCATCAAACAGCTCTGTCCCAAACCTAGAGTGTACAAGCATTTCACATATTCTCCCCCAACTTGGCCATTCCCTAGTAAGTCGATTCTTCATCTAGGTTTGATGCCACAACAATGCATTCCCATCGAATCTACAAGAAGCCAATTTGACTCGAGAAGTTGTTGGTGTCTCATCCACTTCAAAGAACTGGTTACATTTGTATAGCCAGTCTCGCAACCCACAACCATCAAATTTGGGAAATTCTACTTGATAATTCTGTGTGGGTACCTGATATCATCCCCTCTCATTACTTCAGTCCTTCTGACTCCATTTCCCTCACATGAAGCAATTCTCCATTTTCCCCCTCCTTAATTTCTGGTACAGCAGGTCAACCTGTTGACATAGAAGCGATCATTTTCTTTATCTCATCCATGGCCTGCGTGACCTTGAAACCCACTATTCTGACCAATTTTGTCACAGATCCCACCACTACATCCATAGTCcttctcatctcttctattcTAGTACTGTGATCACCCATTCCACCAATCCAAGGTGATGGCTCCGACACCAATGATACTATCTcatagaaaaaagaagaaattgtgATATTCTTAAGAACAAATTCACAGTTCCTAAACAAATACCCAAATAGAAGAAGTAGCAACTCACTGATTGCTGTAATTCTCCAAAAGATGATTACAAAAGGCAAATGAGCCCAGCTTATATCCAGTTGAAATAGCAAGGAATGAAAATTGGCAGGACAAGTAGttataactaactaattgaaTCCAGCACATGCCTCTCACATGCGTTATaagaattctgagctaacttcTCCTAATTACAATCTAATTGGAAAATCAGATAGAAAAGGTAAATAACACAAGATGACCATCACAGAACAAAGTATCTGTAATATTCAGCTCGTTTCtgtaaaatactaaaatttaaGTCCAGAGTACTCACTTCCCCAGTGTTTTCAGCCTCTTGCCTCTGCACAGCCAACTGTTGATCAAATTGTGGCAACTGCTGCATAAATTCCTCGGGAGATGCACTAGACTGGAAAAACAGCCAAAAATTACTTCATGGGAAAAAACAGCTATCTAACTAACGCTGCACATGATTAAACAAAGAACTCACCCTTAATGGCTCAGGCACAAGGCTCTGAACGGGGATATCTGAAAGCTCTAGCTCTAACCCACTTTCCCTAGCAAGAATTATCACCTGGAACAGGGAAGCCATTgtataagaaaatatagaagTAGTCGATGTGGAATCAggacttattttaatttcttatgttTTGGATGACAAGGAAAATCTGCATAAGTAACAACATCCGCCGGAATGGTATATGGACAGTAACTCGATCAGCATGGTTTATGCAACACAAAGTCATGACTTAGAATTTCATCATACAGTGACCATCTTTAATGATAAAATCAGAGTATTATACTCTGGGCATGTAGTGATCCCAAGATGTCATTTTCTGCAGAATGCTAATCACGGACTTAGTGGGAAAATGGAAATCGAGGAATCAGTTTTGTAGGTTACCAAGGGTATATCGGAAACAGACTCTCTACCCCACAAAGGTATGGGTAAGAATCTGAGTACATCCAACCCTCCCCAGACCTCACTTGTGGTATTACACTgggtatattgttgttgttgtagtttaTTTTAGgctataaatgaaatgaaataaaatacttGAAACCATCACAAAATACCTTTCTGGCGACATCTGTTCCAGACAGGTCATCCCTTGGATCTGGTTCAGTATAACCTGCCTCTTTCGCCTCCTTCACAACTTGGCTGAACGCCCTTGAGCCCGTAAAGTTATTGAATATGTAACTCAAAGTTCCACTGCAAAAACAAGAGAAATGAACTGAATACGAGGAAaccaaaataacaaattttatttccCATAGTGCATGAGGTAGTGAAGCATGAGTCACCTTATCAGTAGCACttcaatatttagaattttgcaACAAGTCCAAATCACAATGATACAAACCTAAAAATGCCCTCAATCCGCAAGATCTTGTCCCCAGTTTCAAGAAGTCCACGTAAGGTGCTAATGATTGGTAGACCAGCTCCAACAGTAGCTTCATAGAAGTAATGAGTGTATGATTGCCGCTGTAGAGCTCTCAGCTTCAAGTACTGGAAGCAATTTATGGAAAGAAAAATGCAATAACAGGGATGAGAAGATCCATTCTCAactatttcataattttcaGCAAAAGATAGAAATACAACACTTTCAAAAATCGTCATCTCTTCCCCTCTATGATTGAGTGCAAAGAAGGGGAAAGCAAAAATATTACCACAAAATGGTGAAAAGATGAGGTTCTATTTCCAGAAAGTGGGCAATACAAAAGTACTTAGTTACCTGGTCTAGTGGTCCTGAATTAGCCTTTTTATTCGGGGTGACAACATGTATTCCTCTATGCAACCAGCCAAAGTAGTGGCTTGCGACATCAGAGTCTGCAGTGCAATCCACCATTACAGTGTTTGGAATAAAATGATTGCCACGTACATGGTGAACAAACTTATTCATGTCGGCCATTTCTCCTTTTACACTTAGCAGCTGTCTCCATCTTGACAAGTCAATACCCCTGTCAACATTGACAAGAATGCCTTAGCATCGTACTCCTAAAGAGCATTTAATATTATCAATAGACTATATGTCAGCAGTTACAATAAGCCAGCCAAGCATTTGAAGTTACAATAAGCCAGCCAAGCATTTGAAGTGCCATCAGAAACTAAGTTTGTATTTTCTTTGTTGATAATTCTTCAATAAACTCCCTTGTATTTGACATCAACTCAATTATCTTAAAAGTATTTCTAACCAAATTAACATTCAAAccttttttcttgttctttttaatAAGCCATTCAAACTATTTTCCTTATTCCCTTTTCCTAGTGAAGGATAAGATGGAAGGAGATTTACAAGACTATACTTATCCCCTTTGATTTAGTATAAAtcacattattattttactGAAACAATacaaatttccaaatttgaCTTCCGTTATTCAGCAAGCAAGACTTACAAACTGTCATGCAAaaccaaatcataataaaacTTCTCTTGGAGGATTCACTGCAGATAAGTAGatgtacatatttttaattaaccATTACATCATCAAATTCAATCGTCAAAACGACTTAGTTCTATTTAGTTCATCAATCAGGTTGCTATTTGCAGCATGCTTAAATGTGCTGCTCTTTCAtctttaaatcattttaagtgTTATTTTCCAACGTCGAAGCTGGGCCTAAGGCCATATTAGAAGCATGACATACATCAGTGAGCATGTAAAAGAACATATGACTTTCAAGACTTACGACTCGCTCAGTAGCATTGTCCTCGTTCCAGTTATACCCATCACACGTAAGTCAATGTTAAATTTCTCCTTTAAGACAGCTGTCTGccaaagaaagaaaattgtGAAGCGCTTTTAACCAAATTTTCCTGGAAAACTTACCACAAATTACAGAAGAAATTAACCGGTTAATTAGTACTCTAGTTTTGTATTCCTCAAGAACCTGAGTGGTGCATTCACAGCACTGATGCACAAAAAAGCACAATCAATTTAATCCAATATAATTCTAAGCTACTGGGAGAAAGACCAGGTGTTAAAACTTGAACAGATATGCAGGCTTGCAGATATATCCTCAGTATTCAACTAGTCGGAGGATAATGAAAGGTGTTCCTATGCATGCCATATTGTCTTCCACAAAAGTTCTAACCTTTGAAGCAAGTCATATACAATATTCTGATGTGTCCTCAATAAATGTCAAACAACATTCCcaacagaaaaaaaatactatgaTGGCTCCATTGctttatatgtttatttgttctttttttttttactgcaATTCAGCAATCCTGCCGAAAAACTAAGCTTTGGAAAAAAAAGGTGCAAGTGACATCAAACACAAAATATACACTGGTTCAGGTCCACTTCCAGACATACTAACAACCACAGCAAGTGGACCAGATCACTAGAATATCCTTACTGGAACTGTAGCATTGCAGAGAGAGACCAttcagaaaaagaagaaaataataagcAATAAACAGGAAAACATGTATAATAGGTATGCATAATTGGCCTTCATATCCTGATACGTGTTTCTTTTTACATATGCTAGTTCTTATGTGTTTTACTCGCTTCTCTTGTATCCTACTTATTTCTTTTTCAGGAGTAAACAAGGGGGAAAAGATAAAACAAACAATAACAATTTGTTGGCCACGGCTTAAGTCTAGCAGGATGGTTTATGAAaagatattattaatttaaaaatgggGGCTGACGTGCGCATAACCTGTTTAAAATATGTTCCTCAAACAGAAGAACAGCATTTGAAACAACCTTACAAGCAAACAACCTTATCAGACAGAAGCTTACATAGACAAAGTTTAGAATAAAGTCTTGACTCTCTTCAAGTCTGACTTGTTAGTTGATGTTGTGTAGTGTTTAAAAATTGAAACAGTTAATCACATCTTCCAGCACATGTAGAAATGAGAAGAAGTAAATTACTCCAACAAGAAAGTTTTTTTAAGAAGCAAAATGACCTGCAGCTTGGAAATGCTGAAAGTCTCAACTAGATTAGATCTTTAGAAATTTAATGGATAGGGAAAAGGGAACAACTTTATATATACAGAAAGTTAATAAAGCAATAAATATAGCAAACATCACTGAAGTCactaaaattatgaataaaaatcaGCATAGAAAATGTTTGTAAACCACTAGCAACAAAAGGAAACTCCATGGCCAAAAAGGGAGAGGAAAAGAGTGATCAAAGAACAAGGAGACTCTAAACGAGACATGATCAGAAATTAACAGCCAACATCAATCAAAGGAAATCATgtcaaaattgaaatttaaaaacaaagttGCAAAAGGAATGTAAAATTTCAGTTGCAGAAGGTTAGAAATCATTCTATTGTATTGTTTTAATTGCTAATCAAATCTGAAAGAAACATCTCTTGTTCAGAGCTTTTTACAAGTGCAACGAATAGATAGAAATGTGAAATTGGACTTGGCCTTCCACTGATGATGATTATGGGCTATGTTCCTAAGATCAGCATTCAAAATTCTGAAGAGACTCAAAATATTACTGAGGGGGCATGGAGGGAAAATCAAACTATATTCTAGAAACAGTCAtggatattaatattttataaaagaaacgATAATCAcagattaaaaaataactacTAAATTTCAATTGGAGAAGTCGGAGCAAAATAGGAAAGATCAAATTAACAAAAGGTTGAATTGACAACCTGATCCTTTAATTGGTCAAGCAATGTGCCTCCAATCAATCCAGGTCCAACAATGCCCACAGCAATTATTGTTcttgacaaataaaattttgagtgCACAGCACGTAAGGCTCTTACACAATCTTCTCGCTTAACAACTACTGTAATGTTGTACTCTGTGCAACCTTGAGCTATAGCACGGATGTTGATATTAGCCTGCATTAAAATGCTACTTTTGAAGACTGACATTCAGAAAAATTACCAGGATAAAATATGATTACATTATTCATATTGTAGCGGTTGCATTGTATGAATGCCCTTGACATTATGTTTGTGCTACTGTTGTTTTCACGAGATATAGCCACATACATAGTCACATAccgaaaaaaaatttatatacaagGGTAGAAAATTGTCAAACCTTTGCAAGTGCAGTGAAAAGTGTAGCACTAACTCCAGGAGTGCTAGCCATTCTCTGACCAACAGCTGCCAAAATGCTACAGTTCGGAATTACTGCAATCTGAGAAGAATTTAAAGTAATATCAGGTTGTTTTAAAAGTACCCTTAATCAGGTAGCTATAGTATTATAATATTGCAACTTGTGAAGCGACTAAAAGAAGTGGATATGATAAGTTGATAGAATCTAAAGACAGaagaaaaatcccaaaaaaacACCAACACACTTCGCTAATCACACTGTTTATCGAAGCTGAATCCAAAGGTCAAAGAAACCCTACATATTGAAACCATAAATTGCAAAATCTGGTCCAAGTCCTTTTTGATCTATAATCATTGCTTTGAACAGTGGGAATTTGTTTAGCAGCAGCATTATAGGTAAAATTAGTTTCTATAATGTCTggtttgtaaaatatttataagtcaGAGTAGCTCTGCAGTGTGACTATACTTGTGAATTGGGATGCCCGTAATTAAATCAGAGTAGCTCTGCAGTGTGACTATACTTGTGAATTGGGATGCCCGTAATCAGTTTAATCAGCCCAGACAAAATATAGATGTTTCAGGCTTATCCTACTCTCCTCTCATTTATGCAGTGTTAAGCCTCCATATCCATAATTTCTTAGCTTGTTTCCAATTGGTTGGCCAGTTTTATTATCCTCCCTAGAGAAGAAAGACGCCTCAAGTAAGACCAAGTCAGTGCTTATGTCACTGTTGATCAGGGGTATCTAAAAGCTGTTGTTTCAGGTTTTCCTCTTTTCTGTTTGCATCTACTAGACCTAGATTTTGATAGCCTTAACAATTTTTAGGCTATCTTGAGctgatttttaaattattcaagTTAGTGAAACCTAGAACCCAATGCCACAAATATCCAATCTGTCTATCATTCATCATAACTTGTCCAATATGGTGTACCCTGCTCAATCCAATTATGACAatactttttctctttctgATCAAATCAAGGCTCTCCGTGCTGCACAATGCATATCTAGCAACCACATGAGAACAGGATTATATTCTTCAAGAAAAGACCTATTGAAGCTCTGTCACACATCATCTTTACTGTGAATTCTCTTTTTTCATCTAACTGGTCTTGTACAAACATCTAAATGAACAagttaaaagataaaaagagaAGGGGCCCTTTATCACATAACAGGGCTCAAATTAAAACCTTAACCAGGATATGGAAGGTGCAGTTGATGCAAAATGCATTAACTAAAGATGGTCCCAAGAACTGAACGCCCCGTTTTTCCCTTTCTATTACAATTGGATTGACAACACTGGTAACTTCTCAAACGCAATCAGGAAAGCATAATACCTGAGAAAGACGTCCGGCACTCAAAGCCTGACCAAACCTAGACTCCAAAACATCCGCAACGGCTTTCACCTCTTTCTCAGGCACAGCAAAGCACACTGAATGCTCACTGCTAGCCTGCAATATAGCTGCCAATTAAAGTACTTGTAATCATAATAGTAATAACTAAAACAGGAATCAGTGGATTAATATACCTGGGATATCATGATTACATTAGCACCAACATCTTTTACTGCACTAAAAATGGCGCTAGCAGTACCAGGAACACCAGCCATTCCGGTTCTGAAAAAGGGTAATAAGCATCATGTAAAATAAGCAAATCGTACATTGACTACTCCTGAATCAAGCGCAGCCTTACCCCTCAACATTCACAAGGGCTACATTGTCAATTGTTGCAAATCCTTTGACAAGGGATTCCAATTTTTGTCCATCTTGGTATTCATTTCCAGAAGATCGGCAGATCATTGTTCCAGGTGCAGAaaggttgaaaatattttttataactatTGGAATGTCGTATTGCATCACTGGAACAATTGTTCGAGGATGTAAGACATTGGCACCGAAATACGACTgcagaaaaaataagaaattttgcTGTTACAAAGGGGCATAAGAGGCCATACTAAATTCAGAAACTGCAGAGAATGTCATGACTTCACCATTTCCCACGCCTCTTGATACGACAATGTCTTCAGAATAACTGCCTCACTAACTGCAAATGAGGCATCATTTAGTTGGAAAACATCCACATCAATGATAAATACATGATGAAATTTGGCTCATGAAAGTCCAGAAAGGCATCAAGTTGGAAAAGGCATTGAATGAGCATAGACGAACCTTTTCTTGGATCTGCACTATATACTCCATCAACATCTGTCCAGATTGTAACTTGATGTGCTTTTAAAAGAGCCCCCATTATAGCAGCGGAGAAATCACTACCATCTCTCTTCAAAGTAGTGGGAATATTCTGTGGCGTGGTAGCTATAAAGCCCGTTGCAATGATCGTTTTAGATGGATTTTTGGAGTACCATTTCTCAAGTCTCTCCTCTGACATCAAATAATCTGGATCAACTTGGTTAGAACTTGTCGGGTTCACAACAAGCACTTCCCTTGTGTCCATCCACTTACACTCTACACCATTCTGcaagtataaatttaaaaggtaGAGCCAAGATGTGGGGTGATTTTAATTTCATAACCAGAAGAACTAATTAGCTATGTAAGATTGAACAAAATCTACAAGAAACCCACCTTTCTGACAGCAGATGACAGCAAATGTGCAGACCACAACTCTCCATGCCCTACTACAAAATCGGAAAAAGACTCTGTTGCATGACCAGCTGCAAAACAAGTAAGCTGTAAAGTTAAAAGGGGGGGCAGGTCAATCAAAGGAACTCCAATTAGGGACCAATTCAGTTCTAGCAAAAACAAAAGACTAAAGCAACAACCCAGTATGATAACCAGAGACTGAAGGAAAACCATAATTATTGCACCGCAATATGCTTCCAATTAAGGGAATGGGGATTAGAGTACTCtagattatttttcttttacatcaTCCTTTGTAGAACTACAAATTTGCAATGGTGTTTACTCGGTTTGAGCAAAGAAGCGTCAAGAAGctcccccaccccaccccccacAACCCCCCCTAGATATCAGGCAAACAAACGGGAAAAACAGGCATACCAATATATATTGCACGGAGCATGGATTTAAGGTTGTTCACGTCATCTTGCAGTTTAGATAAGAAACTAGCTAGGTCGTCTCCATCAAGTAGATCAACAGCTGCTAATTTATGTTTCTCTCTAACAGCATCAAGTGCTGTTATATACGAGTCATCTCGAGACTGTGCCTTGTAAATCAGATCATACATCATGTCAGTTACTTTTGACATTGCAGATACCACTACCAACTTTCTCTCCGATTGATCAGCAGTTATTATCTCAGCTACATTCCCAATTCTTTCAGGTGTTCCCACACAGGTACCACCAAATTTATGAACAGACCAGCAAACACCCTTCGGGAGCTGAGTATTTTCTAGCGCTCCATCCAACAAGTATTCTGTCACAATATAGGATAAAGGAAGAGGAAATTAGCAACCACAGAAAATCACACATGGATGACAAGAGCTTTAAGTGTAAAATAAACCTTTGCTCGTCACAGCAGCATTTATGCTGAACTTTGATGATTTCCCTCTTTCCCATTGTGAACTAAAATCCACACTGAAATGAAATTATAAAACAAAGCAAGGAAAGACTTACCAAAACAGAAACAATTAGATGAAAAGAAGATTCTCAAAGGAAAGGGACAAATCATAGTAGTAAGTGTCCAGGATGCTCATTAGAAGTTTCTcgcaaaataacaaaaataaaaggacCTTTTAGCAAGTAGATGTCACAGATGGGCGACAAAATattctttttggtttttttaaTGCTTTTCTTATTTTGGTTGGTGAGCAGTTGCATATTGAAACCCCCATGTCTCCAAACCCCCTACCCATGAGCCCAAAAGTGGCATTGCcaattttgctcctttaatgaCTTGAAACCACATTGCCAGTTTTGCTCCTTTAATGACTTGAAACCACAATGTTATGCTTTGAGGTGGAGGGCCCTTACCACTATGGTCATACTTCTTTTTTCTTGAGAATGGTAAGTATACAGCTATGGTCCTTATATTCCTTTTGCTCTTTTCTTCTTTAGGGAGGGTACACCTTAAAGTTGAACTGAAAGTTTAGACATGACAAAAACTACTCCATTATTTCTTATGCCTATACAGTCGTTAGCCCAaagtttatttatatatgaggATCTCTTCAATGTTATGACATGCATTAGCAAGACAAACTAAATTTTGAAGAGTCTTACAACAGTCGACGGAAGGGAAGAAGTAGAATGATGTAATTTCAATTCTAATGGATCAGAAATCTCTTCTAAATTAGCAAGGGGAAGATAAAAGGAATTGGACTGCCTCAACCACCCACAGATCCCTGTTTACTGTTTTTTTCTGTAATCTTTGGATATCAAACATCAGGCATATTTAACAAGTTCCCATCTCTTACATTATCAAACATGGCTTACATTGCTAGCACACACTCCTTGAATGGATTTTAACTATTATCTTGACCTTCGCAGAAAATCCTCACTTCTTTGCTAATCAAAACCGTAGGGACATCAGTTAGCTTCTTtcaatttatgttatttctttcAGGTGATGACATTGTCCCAATAAAACCGCAAATGTGGCAAATTTTCTACCACCCAACAACTGTATCTGaatggataaaaaaaattaggaaggTAACATTCTACATA is a genomic window containing:
- the LOC107004589 gene encoding bifunctional aspartokinase/homoserine dehydrogenase, chloroplastic-like isoform X1; the encoded protein is MAFSSPISPSYSSHLSSKHVKANRTKFSTINNINSFSLIQRSPFLNVDFSSQWERGKSSKFSINAAVTSKEYLLDGALENTQLPKGVCWSVHKFGGTCVGTPERIGNVAEIITADQSERKLVVVSAMSKVTDMMYDLIYKAQSRDDSYITALDAVREKHKLAAVDLLDGDDLASFLSKLQDDVNNLKSMLRAIYIAGHATESFSDFVVGHGELWSAHLLSSAVRKNGVECKWMDTREVLVVNPTSSNQVDPDYLMSEERLEKWYSKNPSKTIIATGFIATTPQNIPTTLKRDGSDFSAAIMGALLKAHQVTIWTDVDGVYSADPRKVSEAVILKTLSYQEAWEMSYFGANVLHPRTIVPVMQYDIPIVIKNIFNLSAPGTMICRSSGNEYQDGQKLESLVKGFATIDNVALVNVEGTGMAGVPGTASAIFSAVKDVGANVIMISQASSEHSVCFAVPEKEVKAVADVLESRFGQALSAGRLSQIAVIPNCSILAAVGQRMASTPGVSATLFTALAKANINIRAIAQGCTEYNITVVVKREDCVRALRAVHSKFYLSRTIIAVGIVGPGLIGGTLLDQLKDQTAVLKEKFNIDLRVMGITGTRTMLLSESGIDLSRWRQLLSVKGEMADMNKFVHHVRGNHFIPNTVMVDCTADSDVASHYFGWLHRGIHVVTPNKKANSGPLDQYLKLRALQRQSYTHYFYEATVGAGLPIISTLRGLLETGDKILRIEGIFSGTLSYIFNNFTGSRAFSQVVKEAKEAGYTEPDPRDDLSGTDVARKVIILARESGLELELSDIPVQSLVPEPLRSSASPEEFMQQLPQFDQQLAVQRQEAENTGEVLRYVGVVDVVSGKGTVELQKYSKEHPFAQLSGSDNIIAFTTERYAKQPLIVRGPGAGAEVTAGGVFSDILRLASYLGAPS
- the LOC107004589 gene encoding bifunctional aspartokinase/homoserine dehydrogenase, chloroplastic-like isoform X2 yields the protein MAFSSPISPSYSSHLSSKHVKANRTKFSTINNINSFSLIQRSPFLNSQWERGKSSKFSINAAVTSKEYLLDGALENTQLPKGVCWSVHKFGGTCVGTPERIGNVAEIITADQSERKLVVVSAMSKVTDMMYDLIYKAQSRDDSYITALDAVREKHKLAAVDLLDGDDLASFLSKLQDDVNNLKSMLRAIYIAGHATESFSDFVVGHGELWSAHLLSSAVRKNGVECKWMDTREVLVVNPTSSNQVDPDYLMSEERLEKWYSKNPSKTIIATGFIATTPQNIPTTLKRDGSDFSAAIMGALLKAHQVTIWTDVDGVYSADPRKVSEAVILKTLSYQEAWEMSYFGANVLHPRTIVPVMQYDIPIVIKNIFNLSAPGTMICRSSGNEYQDGQKLESLVKGFATIDNVALVNVEGTGMAGVPGTASAIFSAVKDVGANVIMISQASSEHSVCFAVPEKEVKAVADVLESRFGQALSAGRLSQIAVIPNCSILAAVGQRMASTPGVSATLFTALAKANINIRAIAQGCTEYNITVVVKREDCVRALRAVHSKFYLSRTIIAVGIVGPGLIGGTLLDQLKDQTAVLKEKFNIDLRVMGITGTRTMLLSESGIDLSRWRQLLSVKGEMADMNKFVHHVRGNHFIPNTVMVDCTADSDVASHYFGWLHRGIHVVTPNKKANSGPLDQYLKLRALQRQSYTHYFYEATVGAGLPIISTLRGLLETGDKILRIEGIFSGTLSYIFNNFTGSRAFSQVVKEAKEAGYTEPDPRDDLSGTDVARKVIILARESGLELELSDIPVQSLVPEPLRSSASPEEFMQQLPQFDQQLAVQRQEAENTGEVLRYVGVVDVVSGKGTVELQKYSKEHPFAQLSGSDNIIAFTTERYAKQPLIVRGPGAGAEVTAGGVFSDILRLASYLGAPS